The Fundidesulfovibrio magnetotacticus genome has a window encoding:
- the yajC gene encoding preprotein translocase subunit YajC: MFLTSVAHAMGQMPAGGADGGQGGLMSFLPLILMFVIFYFLLIRPQQKKQKEMREMLKNLKRGDRILTGGGIYGRIDSITDDKVNVEIAPGVVITVMRSYVAGLADMVQAQAQNKKGKKADEAPKAVEKKAEEPKSDAPEEKK; this comes from the coding sequence ATGTTTCTGACCAGCGTGGCCCATGCCATGGGACAGATGCCCGCGGGGGGCGCCGACGGCGGCCAGGGCGGGCTGATGTCCTTCCTTCCGCTGATCCTGATGTTCGTCATCTTCTACTTCCTGCTGATTCGTCCGCAGCAGAAGAAGCAGAAGGAAATGCGCGAGATGCTCAAGAATCTCAAACGCGGCGACCGAATCCTCACCGGCGGAGGCATCTACGGGCGCATCGATTCCATCACCGACGACAAGGTCAACGTGGAGATCGCGCCCGGCGTGGTCATCACGGTGATGCGCAGCTACGTGGCCGGTCTGGCCGACATGGTGCAGGCCCAGGCCCAGAACAAGAAGGGCAAGAAGGCCGACGAGGCCCCCAAGGCCGTCGAGAAAAAGGCCGAAGAACCCAAGAGCGACGCGCCGGAAGAGAAGAAATAA
- a CDS encoding class II glutamine amidotransferase, protein MKAPERYYDFQKDISGCGVFGVINTKRELIPGSMPIQAMCTMHDRGNGLGGGFAAYGIYPEHADKYAFHIMADTQEGLDRAEELVKLFFTIHESQPIPTKPTPVIKNPPLVWRFFLTPKQGMDRPMWRTNDEKDYVVNVIMHINKKTPAFVFSSGKNMGAFKGVGFPEDIAEFFRLDEYSAYIWTGHNRFPTNTPGWWGGAHPFTLLDWSIVHNGEISSYGINRRYLCEHDYECTLMTDTEVVAYELDLLVRKHGLSLRMASWVFAPPFWDEIDRMPEEQKQAFTALRMVYGSALLNGPFAILVSDGTCLMGLNDRIKLRPLVIAESGANVFMSSEESSIRDVCRELDNVWAPKAGEPVIVKLED, encoded by the coding sequence ATGAAGGCACCAGAAAGATACTACGACTTCCAGAAGGACATCTCGGGGTGCGGCGTCTTCGGCGTCATCAACACCAAGCGCGAGCTCATCCCCGGGTCCATGCCCATCCAGGCCATGTGCACCATGCACGACCGGGGTAACGGCCTCGGCGGCGGCTTCGCGGCCTACGGCATCTATCCCGAGCACGCCGACAAGTACGCCTTCCACATCATGGCCGACACCCAGGAAGGGCTCGACCGCGCCGAGGAACTGGTGAAGCTGTTCTTCACCATCCACGAATCGCAGCCCATCCCCACCAAGCCCACCCCCGTGATCAAGAACCCGCCCCTGGTCTGGCGGTTCTTCCTCACCCCCAAGCAGGGCATGGACCGGCCCATGTGGCGCACCAACGACGAGAAGGACTACGTCGTCAACGTCATCATGCACATCAACAAGAAGACCCCGGCCTTCGTCTTCTCCTCGGGCAAGAACATGGGCGCCTTCAAGGGCGTCGGCTTCCCCGAGGACATCGCCGAGTTCTTCCGCCTCGACGAGTATTCCGCCTACATCTGGACCGGTCACAACCGTTTCCCCACCAACACTCCCGGCTGGTGGGGCGGCGCGCACCCCTTCACTCTGCTGGACTGGTCCATCGTGCACAACGGCGAAATCAGCTCCTACGGCATCAACCGCCGCTACCTCTGCGAGCACGACTACGAGTGCACCCTCATGACCGACACCGAGGTGGTGGCCTACGAGCTGGACCTCCTGGTGCGCAAGCACGGCCTCTCCCTGCGCATGGCCTCCTGGGTCTTCGCGCCCCCGTTCTGGGACGAGATCGACCGCATGCCCGAGGAACAGAAGCAGGCCTTCACCGCCCTGCGCATGGTCTACGGTTCGGCGCTGCTCAACGGACCCTTCGCCATCCTGGTCTCCGACGGCACGTGCCTCATGGGCCTGAACGACCGCATCAAGCTGCGGCCCCTGGTCATCGCCGAAAGCGGGGCCAACGTGTTCATGTCCAGCGAGGAGTCCTCCATCCGCGACGTCTGCCGCGAACTGGACAACGTCTGGGCTCCCAAGGCGGGCGAACCCGTCATCGTGAAGCTGGAAGACTAG
- a CDS encoding NAD(P)/FAD-dependent oxidoreductase, with product MKYVIVGNGVASVGAIEGIRRVDPDGEILVVSEESSPTYGRPLISYLLAGKIGPERMQLRPVTFYDKNKVKMILGAKVTSIDTKARTVATADGHNYPYDRLLLATGGVPFVPPLPGKDGSGVYSFTTLAHAETLVDVAKNCKQVVVIGGGLIGLKAAEALHDRGVKVSIVELAPRVLSAAFDDKAGNLVSKRLEEVGISVHCSTQATEIKRGPDGEVQGVTLKNGVFLPAQAVVIAIGVVPAAALAKDAGIKVDRGVVVDESLASSDPSVFAAGDVAQAKDLILDENRVVPIWPNAFNQGFYAGKNMAGGQSPYTGGLAMNSISFYGLPTVSVGVVNPAPDETGIEVFDALDEEHGTYRKLVFKDERLVGYVLVGDIDTAGLYTGFIRFKFPLDPAVKEKLVGGQPSILQWPEGFFDEKFNPVGAQEIV from the coding sequence ATGAAATACGTGATCGTGGGCAACGGCGTGGCCAGCGTGGGAGCCATCGAGGGCATCCGCAGGGTCGATCCCGACGGCGAGATCCTGGTGGTCTCCGAGGAGAGCTCCCCCACCTACGGCCGCCCGCTCATCTCCTACCTGCTGGCCGGCAAGATCGGCCCCGAGCGCATGCAGCTGAGGCCCGTCACCTTCTATGACAAGAACAAGGTCAAAATGATCCTTGGCGCAAAGGTGACTTCCATCGACACCAAGGCCAGGACCGTGGCCACCGCCGACGGACACAACTACCCCTACGACAGGCTCCTGCTGGCCACCGGCGGCGTGCCCTTCGTGCCGCCCCTGCCCGGCAAGGACGGCTCCGGCGTCTACTCCTTCACCACCCTGGCCCACGCCGAAACACTGGTGGACGTGGCCAAGAACTGCAAGCAGGTGGTGGTGATCGGCGGCGGCCTCATCGGCCTCAAGGCCGCCGAGGCCCTGCACGACAGGGGCGTGAAGGTCTCCATCGTGGAGCTGGCCCCCCGCGTGCTCTCCGCCGCCTTCGACGACAAGGCCGGAAACCTCGTCTCCAAGCGCCTGGAGGAAGTGGGCATCAGCGTGCACTGCTCCACCCAGGCCACCGAGATCAAGCGCGGACCCGACGGCGAGGTGCAGGGCGTCACCCTCAAGAACGGCGTCTTCCTGCCCGCCCAGGCCGTGGTGATCGCCATCGGCGTGGTCCCTGCGGCAGCCCTGGCCAAGGACGCGGGCATCAAGGTGGACCGCGGCGTGGTGGTGGACGAATCCCTCGCCTCCTCCGATCCCTCGGTGTTCGCGGCCGGAGACGTGGCCCAGGCCAAGGACCTGATCCTGGACGAGAACCGCGTGGTGCCCATCTGGCCCAACGCCTTCAACCAGGGCTTCTACGCGGGCAAGAACATGGCCGGAGGCCAAAGCCCCTACACGGGCGGCCTGGCCATGAACTCCATCTCCTTCTACGGCCTGCCCACCGTTTCCGTGGGCGTGGTGAACCCCGCCCCGGACGAGACCGGCATCGAGGTGTTCGACGCCCTGGACGAGGAACACGGCACCTACCGCAAGCTCGTCTTCAAGGACGAGCGCCTGGTGGGCTACGTGCTCGTGGGCGACATCGACACCGCCGGGCTCTACACCGGCTTCATCCGCTTCAAGTTCCCCCTGGACCCGGCCGTCAAGGAGAAGCTCGTGGGCGGACAGCCCTCCATCCTCCAGTGGCCGGAAGGCTTCTTCGACGAGAAGTTCAATCCCGTCGGCGCCCAAGAGATCGTTTAA
- a CDS encoding 4Fe-4S dicluster domain-containing protein, giving the protein MKKIYPNKEVCIGCHLCEVACVTAHSKTKDTILAHNVEKAQEGLAPRRNVAQDGPICVALSCRHCEEPMCVAACISGALTKNPETGRCEYNEEQCVGCWSCLMACPFGSIRRHPFKEKIVKCDMCAGRDTPACVEACPNAGLVFEDRGKD; this is encoded by the coding sequence ATGAAGAAGATCTATCCCAACAAGGAAGTGTGCATCGGCTGCCACCTCTGCGAGGTGGCCTGCGTGACCGCCCACTCCAAGACCAAAGACACCATCCTGGCCCACAACGTGGAAAAGGCCCAGGAAGGCCTGGCGCCGCGCCGCAACGTGGCCCAGGACGGCCCCATCTGCGTGGCCCTCTCCTGCCGCCACTGCGAAGAGCCCATGTGCGTGGCCGCCTGCATCTCCGGCGCCCTCACCAAGAACCCGGAGACCGGGCGCTGCGAATACAACGAGGAGCAGTGCGTGGGCTGCTGGTCCTGCCTGATGGCCTGCCCCTTCGGCTCCATCCGCAGGCACCCGTTCAAGGAAAAGATCGTCAAGTGCGACATGTGCGCGGGACGCGACACCCCCGCCTGCGTGGAAGCCTGCCCCAACGCTGGCCTGGTCTTCGAAGATCGCGGCAAGGACTAA
- a CDS encoding glutamate synthase-related protein, with protein MAFAPINKNYHDFFVVRDKEACINCQVCVRQCSYGVHYWDEARQCVRHDNTKCIGCHRCEALCPTQALLIQEKPSTFKPNALWRPVFIKNIYKQADSGGVLLAGMGSPVDIPVYWDKMLLDASQVTNPSIDPLREPMELRTFLGAKPNALQFEQTDQGPKVKTEMKPNIKLNTPIMFSAMSFGSINFNLHVAMARAATELGTFYNTGEGGLHHSLYQYGANTIVQVASGRFGVHRDYLNAGGAIEIKIGQGAKPGIGGHLPGEKINAKVSETRMVPLGSDAISPAPHHDIYSIEDLHQLIFALKEASAYRVPVSVKIAAVHNVAAIASGIVRAGADIVTIDGVRGGTGAAPAMIRDNVGIPIELALASVDQRLRDEGIRNQASIVAAGGTRCSADVVKAIALGADAVYIATAALLSVGCTLCARCYTGKCPWGIATNDPYLAKRQNPDIAAKKMVNLVRAWSHEIEEMLGGMGLNSIESLRGNRDKLRAVGLNSVELDTLGVKAAGR; from the coding sequence GTGCGTGCGCCACGACAACACCAAGTGCATCGGCTGCCACCGCTGCGAGGCGCTTTGTCCCACCCAGGCCCTGCTCATCCAGGAGAAGCCCTCCACCTTCAAGCCCAACGCCCTCTGGCGGCCGGTGTTCATCAAGAACATCTACAAACAGGCCGACTCCGGCGGCGTGCTCCTGGCGGGCATGGGCTCCCCCGTGGACATCCCCGTCTACTGGGACAAGATGCTCCTCGACGCGAGCCAGGTCACCAACCCCTCCATCGACCCGCTGCGCGAACCCATGGAGCTGCGCACTTTCCTGGGCGCCAAGCCCAACGCGCTCCAGTTCGAGCAGACCGACCAGGGGCCCAAGGTCAAGACGGAGATGAAGCCCAACATCAAGCTCAACACGCCGATCATGTTCTCGGCCATGAGCTTCGGCTCCATCAACTTCAACCTGCACGTGGCCATGGCCCGCGCCGCCACCGAGCTGGGCACCTTCTACAACACCGGTGAGGGCGGCCTGCACCACAGCCTCTACCAGTACGGGGCCAACACCATCGTGCAGGTGGCCTCCGGCCGCTTCGGCGTGCACCGCGACTACCTCAACGCGGGCGGCGCCATCGAGATCAAGATCGGCCAGGGCGCCAAGCCCGGCATCGGCGGCCACCTTCCCGGCGAGAAGATCAACGCCAAGGTCTCCGAGACGCGCATGGTCCCCCTGGGCTCCGACGCCATCTCGCCCGCGCCGCACCACGACATCTACTCCATCGAGGATCTCCACCAGCTCATCTTCGCCCTCAAGGAAGCCAGCGCCTACCGGGTGCCGGTTTCGGTGAAGATCGCGGCGGTGCACAACGTGGCGGCCATCGCCTCGGGCATCGTGCGCGCCGGCGCGGACATCGTGACCATCGACGGCGTGCGCGGCGGCACCGGCGCGGCCCCGGCCATGATCCGCGACAACGTGGGCATCCCCATCGAGCTGGCCCTGGCCAGCGTGGACCAGCGCCTGCGCGACGAAGGCATCCGCAACCAGGCCTCCATCGTGGCCGCGGGCGGCACGCGCTGCTCCGCCGACGTGGTGAAGGCCATCGCCCTGGGCGCGGACGCCGTGTACATCGCCACCGCGGCGCTGCTCTCCGTGGGCTGCACCCTTTGCGCGCGCTGCTACACCGGCAAGTGCCCCTGGGGCATCGCCACCAACGACCCCTACCTGGCCAAGCGCCAGAACCCCGACATCGCGGCCAAGAAGATGGTCAACCTCGTGCGGGCCTGGTCCCACGAAATCGAGGAGATGCTGGGCGGCATGGGGCTCAACTCCATCGAGAGCCTGCGCGGCAACCGCGACAAGCTGCGCGCCGTGGGCCTGAACTCCGTGGAGCTCGACACCCTGGGCGTCAAGGCCGCCGGGAGGTAA